In Cloacibacillus sp., the genomic window TTTTCAATATAATTGTCTAAGAATTCATCTACTCGATGATTGAAATCTTTATAGCTATTTAAAAAAGCAAAAAATCGCAACACTAATTCTAAATTATCATAACGTTTTTTTGATGTTGGGCTGACTGGACAAACTCTGATAAAAGTTGAATTCTCAGTGCATTCTTTTAGGAAGTCCATAAAAGGTCCAGCATAACTTCCTCTACGAACTTCACTTGGATTTGCACGAACGCCAGTAGTGTTGATCCGATTAAATATTTCCTGTCGGATCTCTATTGTTGTTTCATCAGACAAAACTATAATTCTCATGGTTGTTTTGTTGAACTTTCGTTGATAATATTCTGGCAAATCAGAATAAGCAAAGCCATTAAGCTGTGTTAGCTTTTTAAGATTTGACAAAGTGAGATCATCGGACATAAATTCTTCCAAAGTTTGAGTTCTTTGTGCTCCATCAATAATTTCGCATCTGCCGTCATCTGTATCAGAAAAAAACATGAAAGGTATGGGCAGTCCTAAAAGAATTGATTCAATAAAACGATTTTTATGAGAATCTTCCCATATATATTGACGTTGATATTCATCAGGAATGTAAAATTCATTTTCCCTATATTGCTGTACTAAAAAGTCAATAGCATAGTCCCTTGTATCATAATCTATCTCTTTTCGCAGGGATTTGATCTGATTTTCGGCAGACAATCGTTGTTCTGGAGTAACTGAAGAAGCCATCCTAATTAACCCCCATTTCGTTTATATGGTTTTGTATGCTGATCCCTATTGCTCTAGCGAGCTCAACGGGAACGGCATTACCAATGTGAACGCCAAGTTCTCTCCTATTAAATGATTGCTCTTTATCAACAAAAACATAATTCTCAGGAAACGATTGGAGCAAAGCTCCTTCTCTATAGGACAAAGCTCTATCTTGTTCTGGGTGCCCAAAGCGACCATTGCCATAGCCGTAAAATTGTGTAGTAATAGTTGGTGCCGGTTCATCCCAACACATCCTACCGTATACAGCACAGTAGCCTTTACCTGTGGACTTAGTATGACATTTTAGCCGCAAATGTTCGTCCCAATCTTTCCATGTACCACCTGGAACAGATTGACGTATTCGCTGTAGATTAGTTTCTGTCATTTTTGTCGAGCAATGTATTGGATCGTTATCGTCAATTTGCCCATCTCTTAATACAGGTAAATGGCCTATTGCATCTCGGACTGTTCGATAGTTTTTTTCTTCTAATAATGGCGGCATAAGCGAAATTTC contains:
- a CDS encoding DUF262 domain-containing protein; protein product: MASSVTPEQRLSAENQIKSLRKEIDYDTRDYAIDFLVQQYRENEFYIPDEYQRQYIWEDSHKNRFIESILLGLPIPFMFFSDTDDGRCEIIDGAQRTQTLEEFMSDDLTLSNLKKLTQLNGFAYSDLPEYYQRKFNKTTMRIIVLSDETTIEIRQEIFNRINTTGVRANPSEVRRGSYAGPFMDFLKECTENSTFIRVCPVSPTSKKRYDNLELVLRFFAFLNSYKDFNHRVDEFLDNYIEKTQTSFDKAAFKQEFENMLAFVDKYFENGFRKTKTSKSTPRVRFEAIAVGVGLALREKPDLIPHSMEWINSDDFKTHTTTHASNSQARVSGRVEYVRDMLLAGEENASDN